From Lolium perenne isolate Kyuss_39 chromosome 5, Kyuss_2.0, whole genome shotgun sequence, a single genomic window includes:
- the LOC127301502 gene encoding very-long-chain aldehyde decarbonylase GL1-1 yields MGAAFLASWPWENLGMFKYALYGPLVGRAVASRAWERGSPDHWLFLLLALFTLRALTYQLWSSYSNMLFLTRRRRIVRDGVDFEQIDKEWDWDNFLIMHILIASAAFYAFPSLRHLPGWDARGLLVAAILHVVATEPLYYAAHRAFHGGRLFARYHALHHSSRVPTPFTAGFATPLEHLVLGALVVLPLAGACAAGVGSAGLAFVYVFAFDFLRAMGSCNVELFPAGLFRAAPFLRYIIYTPTYHTIHHTGKASNFCLFMPLFDRLGGTLDAASWELQEKNRAGVDEVPDFVFLAHVVDVMQSMHVPFVMRSFASTPFAVRAFLLPCWPISLLFMFMVWAWSKTFVICYYHLRGKLHQTWAVPRYGFHYFLPFAKDGINDQIELAILRADKMGVKVVSLAALNKNEALNGGGTLFVNKHPDLRVRVVHGNTLTAAVILNEIPKGTTEVFMTGATSKLGRAIALYLCRKKIRVMMMTLSTERFQKIQKEAPEECQQYLVQVTKFRSATQCKTWIVGKWLSPREQRWAPSGTHFHQFVVPPIMEFRRDCTYGKLAAMRLPKDARGLGSCEFSLERGVVHACHAGGVVHFLEGYKHHEVGAIDVDRIDVVWEAALKHGIRPA; encoded by the exons ATGGGTGCCGCGTTCCTGGCGTCCTGGCCATGGGAGAACCTTGGCATGTTCAAG TACGCGCTGTACGGGCCTCTGGTCGGCAGGGCGGTGGCATCGCGGGCGTGGGAGCGCGGCAGCCCCGACCACTGGCTCTTCCTCCTGCTGGCCCTCTTCACCCTCCGCGCCCTCACCTACCAGCTGTGGAGCTCCTACAGTAACATGCTCTTCctcacccgccgccgccgcatcgtccGCGACGGCGTCGACTTCGAGCAGATCGACAAGGAGTGGGATTG GGACAACTTCCTAATCATGCACATCCTGATTGCCTCTGCGGCCTTCTACGCCTTCCCCTCGTTGCGACACCTCCCGGGCTGGGACGCGAGGGGCCTGCTCGTCGCCGCCATCCTCCACGTGGTGGCCACTGAGCCCCTCTACTACGCGGCGCACCGCGCCTTCCACGGCGGCCGCCTCTTCGCGCGCTACCACGCGCTCCACCACTCCTCGAGAGTGCCCACGCCGTTCACGGCCGGATTCGCCACTCCGCTCGAGCACCTCGTCCTGGGCGCGCTCGTCGTGCTGCCGCTCGCCGGTGCATGCGCCGCGGGCGTTGGATCGGCGGGGCTGGCCTTCGTCTACGTGTTCGCCTTCGACTTCCTCAGGGCCATGGGCAGCTGCAACGTGGAGCTCTTCCCCGCCGGCCTCTTCCGGGCGGCGCCGTTTCTCCGATACATCATCTACACCCCGAC GTACCACACCATCCACCACACGGGGAAGGCATCCAACTTCTGCCTCTTCATGCCGCTCTTCGACCGCCTCGGTGGCACGCTCGACGCCGCGTCCTGGGAGCTGCAGGAGAAGAACAGAGCAG GTGTGGACGAGGTGCCGGACTTCGTGTTCCTGGCGCATGTGGTGGACGTGATGCAGTCCATGCACGTCCCCTTCGTCATGCGATCCTTCGCCTCCACGCCATTCGCCGTGCGGGCCTTCCTCCTGCCGTGCTGGCCCATCTCCCTCCTCTTCATGTTCATGGTCTGGGCCTGGTCCAAGACCTTCGTCATCTGCTACTACCACCTACGCGGCAAGCTCCACCAGACATGGGCCGTCCCCAGATACGGATTCCAT TACTTCCTGCCCTTCGCCAAGGACGGCATCAACGACCAGATCGAGCTCGCCATTCTCAGAGCCGACAAAATGGGCGTCAAGGTCGTCAGCCTCGCGGCCCTTAACAAGAACGAGGCTCTCAACGGCGGCGGCACCCTGTTCGTCAACAAGCACCCGGACCTCCGCGTGCGCGTCGTCCACGGCAACACCCTCACGGCCGCGGTCATCCTCAACGAGATCCCCAAGGGCACCACCGAGGTCTTCATGACCGGCGCCACCTCCAAGCTCGGTAGGGCCATCGCGCTCTACCTGTGCCGGAAGAAGATCCGCGTCATGATGATGACGCTCTCCACGGAGCGGTTCCAGAAGATCCAGAAGGAGGCGCCGGAGGAGTGCCAGCAGTACCTGGTGCAGGTGACCAAGTTCCGATCGGCGACGCAGTGCAAGACGTGGATCGTCGGCAAGTGGCTCTCGCCGCGGGAGCAGCGGTGGGCGCCGTCGGGCACGCACTTCCACCAGTTCGTGGTGCCCCCAATCATGGAGTTCCGCCGGGACTGCACCTACGGCAAGCTTGCCGCGATGCGCCTCCCCAAGGACGCCCGGGGCCTCGGGTCGTGCGAGTTCTCGCTGGAGCGCGGGGTGGTGCACGCTTGCCACGCCGGCGGTGTCGTGCACTTCCTCGAAGGGTACAAGCACCACGAGGTGGGCGCCATCGATGTCGACCGCATCGACGTGGTATGGGAGGCCGCGCTCAAGCACGGCATCCGGCCCGCCTGA